One genomic window of Micromonospora sp. WMMD1128 includes the following:
- a CDS encoding polyprenyl synthetase family protein, with protein MANDAVADNALRVAPAQPEATDDPVHGVLAAFTQDLVTGVDDTLAAFLAAEVDALTEIDAAMGAFAATARDSVLVGGKRVRPTFAYWGWRGVVGGDGPLPSVLPALSALELLHTFALVHDDVMDASDVRRGRPTAHRAAAARHRAAGHTGDPDRYGEAVAVLIGDLCMVWADRLMGRAAVPADRLLDVRRCYDQMRVETVAGQFLDVLGEHDGANWSVDRALRVARYKTASYTVQRPLLFGAGLAGADADGPLTAAYTRYGLAVGEAFQLRDDLLGVFGDPATTGKPAGDDLRTGKPTPLLMLARQLADPAQRRALDRAGSVGGARELARLADVVRDTGAATRVERMISERVAEALSALDTAPIDETARTALTGLATAATERRS; from the coding sequence ATGGCCAACGACGCAGTTGCGGATAATGCGCTCCGCGTCGCGCCGGCACAGCCGGAAGCGACTGACGATCCGGTCCACGGCGTACTGGCCGCGTTCACCCAAGACCTGGTCACCGGCGTCGACGACACCCTGGCGGCGTTCCTGGCCGCCGAAGTCGACGCACTCACCGAGATCGACGCGGCGATGGGTGCTTTCGCCGCGACCGCCCGCGACTCCGTGCTCGTCGGTGGCAAGCGGGTGCGTCCGACGTTCGCCTACTGGGGCTGGCGCGGGGTGGTCGGCGGCGACGGGCCGCTGCCCTCGGTGCTGCCCGCCCTGTCCGCGCTGGAACTGCTGCACACGTTCGCGCTCGTGCACGACGACGTGATGGACGCCTCCGACGTCCGGCGCGGTCGACCCACCGCGCACCGGGCCGCCGCCGCCCGGCACCGGGCCGCCGGACACACCGGCGACCCCGACCGGTACGGCGAGGCGGTCGCCGTACTCATCGGCGACCTCTGCATGGTCTGGGCCGACCGGCTCATGGGGCGCGCCGCCGTGCCGGCCGACCGGCTGCTCGACGTGCGCCGCTGCTACGACCAGATGCGGGTGGAGACCGTCGCCGGGCAGTTCCTGGACGTGCTCGGCGAGCACGACGGGGCGAACTGGTCGGTCGACCGGGCGCTGCGGGTGGCCCGCTACAAGACCGCCAGCTACACCGTCCAGCGCCCGCTGCTCTTCGGCGCCGGCCTGGCCGGCGCCGACGCGGACGGCCCGCTGACCGCCGCGTACACCCGCTACGGGCTGGCCGTCGGCGAGGCGTTCCAACTCCGTGACGACCTGCTCGGCGTCTTCGGCGACCCGGCCACCACCGGCAAGCCGGCCGGGGACGACCTGCGCACCGGCAAGCCGACCCCGCTGCTCATGCTGGCCCGGCAGCTCGCCGACCCGGCCCAACGCCGCGCCCTGGACCGGGCCGGTTCGGTGGGCGGCGCGCGCGAGCTGGCCCGGTTGGCCGACGTGGTCCGGGACACCGGCGCCGCGACCCGGGTGGAGCGGATGATCTCCGAACGGGTGGCCGAGGCGCTGTCCGCGCTCGACACCGCACCCATCGACGAGACGGCGCGCACGGCGCTCACCGGTCTCGCCACCGCAGCCACCGAACGGCGGTCCTGA
- the crtI gene encoding phytoene desaturase family protein, with the protein MRTVDGRTDRVVVVGAGLGGLACALHLAGSGRQVTVLEREPVPGGRAGRLSVDGYEFDTGPTVLTMPDLIAEALGAVGEELTDWLDLTPLDPAYRAYYPDGSTLDVITDTTRMAAEISRVCGPREADGYLRFVDYARNLWKWERADFIERNLDAPTDLITGNLLKLLANGAFRRLQTKINQFFRDPRTQRIFSFQAMYAGLSPHDALAIYTVIAYLDSVAGVSFPRGGIHAVSRGMAGAAEKHGVQIRYDTTVTRVETAHGRATGVITSDGEVVPADVVVLNPDLPVAYRDLLPESRQRRLTYSPSCVVLHVGSTQGYGKIAHHNIHFGRAWKGTFDEVIRRGELMTDPSLLVTNPSRTDPSVAPAGKHTYYVLAPVPNLDRAPFDWPGDLTDRYADQLVHTLEERGYVGFGDGIEVLRAVTPAGWAAQGMAAGTPFAAAHSLFQTGPFRPSNLHRTLGNVVFVGSGTQPGVGVPMVLISGKLAAARITGEGA; encoded by the coding sequence ATGCGCACCGTCGACGGACGGACCGACCGCGTCGTCGTGGTCGGCGCCGGGCTGGGTGGGCTGGCCTGCGCGCTGCACCTGGCGGGCAGCGGCCGGCAGGTGACCGTGTTGGAACGCGAGCCGGTGCCGGGTGGGCGCGCCGGCCGGCTCAGCGTCGACGGGTACGAGTTCGACACCGGTCCGACCGTCCTCACCATGCCCGACCTGATCGCCGAGGCGCTCGGCGCGGTCGGCGAGGAGTTGACCGACTGGCTCGACCTGACCCCGCTCGACCCGGCGTACCGCGCGTACTACCCGGACGGGTCGACGCTCGACGTCATCACCGACACCACCCGGATGGCCGCCGAGATCTCCCGCGTCTGCGGCCCCCGCGAGGCGGACGGCTACCTGCGTTTCGTCGACTACGCCCGCAACCTGTGGAAGTGGGAGCGGGCCGACTTCATCGAGCGCAACCTCGACGCGCCGACCGACCTGATCACCGGCAACCTGCTGAAGCTGCTCGCCAACGGCGCGTTCCGGCGGCTCCAGACGAAGATCAACCAGTTCTTCCGCGACCCGCGTACCCAGCGGATCTTCTCCTTCCAGGCGATGTACGCCGGCCTGTCGCCGCACGACGCGCTCGCCATCTACACCGTCATCGCGTACCTCGACTCGGTAGCCGGGGTGAGCTTCCCGCGCGGTGGCATCCACGCGGTCTCCCGCGGCATGGCCGGCGCGGCCGAGAAGCACGGCGTGCAGATCCGGTACGACACCACGGTGACCCGGGTCGAGACCGCCCACGGCCGCGCCACCGGCGTGATCACCTCCGACGGCGAGGTCGTCCCCGCCGACGTGGTGGTGCTCAACCCCGACCTGCCGGTCGCCTACCGGGACCTGCTGCCGGAGAGCCGGCAGCGCCGGCTGACCTACTCGCCGTCCTGCGTGGTGCTGCACGTCGGTTCGACGCAGGGTTATGGCAAGATCGCTCACCACAACATCCACTTCGGACGCGCCTGGAAGGGCACGTTCGACGAGGTGATCCGGCGAGGCGAGCTGATGACCGACCCGTCGCTGCTGGTGACGAACCCGAGCCGCACCGACCCGTCGGTGGCCCCGGCCGGGAAGCACACCTACTACGTGCTGGCCCCGGTGCCGAACCTCGACCGGGCCCCGTTCGACTGGCCCGGCGACCTCACCGACCGCTACGCCGACCAGCTCGTGCACACCCTTGAGGAACGCGGCTACGTGGGCTTCGGCGACGGCATCGAGGTGCTGCGCGCCGTCACCCCGGCCGGCTGGGCGGCGCAGGGCATGGCCGCGGGCACCCCGTTCGCCGCCGCCCACAGCCTCTTCCAGACCGGCCCGTTCCGCCCGTCGAACCTGCACCGGACCCTGGGCAACGTGGTCTTCGTCGGCTCCGGCACCCAACCCGGCGTGGGCGTGCCGATGGTGCTGATCAGCGGCAAGCTCGCCGCCGCCCGGATCACCGGGGAGGGCGCGTGA
- the idi gene encoding isopentenyl-diphosphate Delta-isomerase: MTAREDHLVELVDDGGRAIGQTSVASAHQPPGRLHRAFSVLLVDPAGRVLLQQRAAVKTRFPLRWANSCCGHPLPGQSLVEAANRRLAEELGLGPFDLTEVGIYLYYAEDPATGRVEFEYDHVLRADVPADLPTRPDPDEVAELRWVDPAAVAADLDAAPRTYAPWLGGVVNRLLHPADPFRSGAPATEAPERSGGR, from the coding sequence GTGACCGCGCGGGAGGACCACCTGGTCGAGCTGGTCGACGACGGTGGCCGGGCCATCGGCCAGACAAGCGTGGCCAGCGCCCACCAGCCGCCCGGCCGGCTGCACCGGGCCTTCTCGGTGCTCCTGGTCGACCCCGCCGGGCGGGTGCTGCTCCAGCAGCGGGCCGCGGTGAAGACCCGGTTCCCGCTGCGCTGGGCCAACTCCTGCTGCGGGCACCCGCTGCCCGGCCAGTCGCTCGTCGAGGCCGCCAACCGCCGCCTCGCCGAGGAACTCGGCCTCGGCCCGTTCGACCTCACCGAGGTGGGGATCTACCTCTACTACGCCGAGGACCCGGCGACCGGTCGGGTCGAGTTCGAGTACGACCACGTGCTGCGCGCCGACGTACCCGCCGACCTGCCCACCCGGCCCGACCCGGACGAGGTGGCCGAGCTGCGCTGGGTCGATCCGGCGGCGGTGGCGGCCGATCTCGACGCCGCCCCCCGCACGTACGCCCCCTGGCTGGGCGGCGTGGTGAACCGGCTGCTGCACCCGGCCGATCCGTTCCGGTCCGGCGCGCCGGCCACCGAGGCACCGGAGCGGTCGGGTGGCCGATGA
- a CDS encoding MerR family transcriptional regulator translates to MADEALSAGAVARRLGVAVTTLRTWHQRYGLGPSEHVPGHHRRYTPADLARLEIMRRLTAEGVAPAEAARWARQAPTVRPPERLGSKVGHLTVRDGGGATIPVGRAGPVARGLARAAMRLDSVTIARTIADAVAADGVVATWEALLRPVLAGIGERHAATAGLIEVEHLVSRCVSEAFAAVARAHPTAGPPRILLSCADEEQHSLPLEALAAALAEAGVSYRMLGARMPVAALVEAVNRTGPAAVVLWSHTRATADPHQLAALLAVPRRPLLVLAAGPGWRADSLPAGVVRPVDLAEALSLAVAVRDSLDQSAAG, encoded by the coding sequence GTGGCCGATGAGGCGTTGAGCGCGGGGGCCGTCGCGCGCCGGCTCGGCGTGGCCGTCACCACGCTGCGTACCTGGCACCAGCGCTACGGCCTCGGTCCCAGCGAGCACGTGCCGGGCCACCACCGGCGCTACACGCCCGCCGACCTCGCTCGCCTGGAGATCATGCGGCGGCTCACCGCCGAGGGGGTCGCACCCGCCGAGGCGGCTCGTTGGGCCCGGCAGGCGCCGACCGTACGCCCGCCGGAACGGCTCGGGTCAAAGGTCGGCCACCTGACGGTCCGCGACGGCGGCGGCGCCACCATCCCGGTCGGCCGGGCCGGACCGGTCGCGCGTGGCCTGGCCCGGGCCGCCATGCGGCTGGACTCGGTGACGATCGCCCGCACCATCGCCGACGCCGTCGCCGCGGACGGGGTGGTGGCGACCTGGGAGGCCCTGCTCCGGCCGGTGCTCGCCGGCATCGGGGAACGACACGCGGCGACCGCCGGGCTGATCGAGGTGGAGCACCTGGTGTCCCGGTGCGTCTCCGAGGCGTTCGCCGCGGTGGCCCGGGCACACCCCACCGCCGGGCCGCCCCGGATCCTGCTCTCCTGCGCCGACGAAGAGCAACACTCCCTGCCGTTGGAGGCGCTGGCCGCCGCGCTCGCCGAGGCCGGTGTGAGCTATCGCATGCTCGGTGCCCGGATGCCCGTGGCCGCCCTGGTCGAGGCGGTCAACCGGACCGGGCCGGCGGCCGTGGTGCTCTGGTCGCACACCCGGGCCACCGCCGACCCGCACCAACTCGCCGCGCTGCTGGCCGTTCCGCGCCGGCCGCTGCTGGTGCTGGCCGCCGGGCCGGGCTGGCGGGCGGACTCGCTGCCGGCCGGGGTGGTCCGCCCGGTCGACCTGGCCGAGGCGCTCTCGCTGGCCGTGGCCGTCCGGGATTCGCTCGACCAGTCGGCGGCGGGCTGA
- a CDS encoding polysaccharide deacetylase family protein, which yields MRPRTVLAFALGLVLFVAGCGGSGKTPEKVAASPSATSTPKPTSSPTPRPTRTTPSPKPKLRPLPKKLPAGLHRRSGSPGVALTFDDGPDPRYTPQILAQLRAAHVTATFCLVGRQAKHYPELVAQIVREGHQICNHSWRHDLDLGRRPVAEIRADLERTNRVIREAAPKAQITWFRQPGGRWTAEELAVADQLGLRPLHWSVDPQDWDHPPAQKIIKRVRSSTHHGSVVLMHDAGGDRTQTMAACRHLIPDLKRRYGIARLR from the coding sequence ATGCGTCCACGCACCGTGCTGGCGTTCGCCCTCGGCCTGGTACTTTTCGTCGCCGGCTGCGGCGGTTCGGGCAAGACCCCGGAGAAGGTCGCCGCCTCGCCCTCCGCCACGTCCACGCCGAAGCCGACGTCCAGTCCGACACCTCGGCCGACCCGCACCACCCCATCACCGAAGCCGAAGCTGCGACCGCTGCCCAAGAAGCTCCCGGCCGGCCTGCACCGGCGCAGTGGCAGCCCCGGGGTGGCGCTCACCTTCGACGACGGGCCGGACCCCCGCTACACCCCGCAGATCCTGGCCCAGCTCCGGGCGGCTCACGTCACCGCGACGTTCTGCCTGGTCGGCAGGCAGGCCAAGCATTACCCGGAACTGGTGGCCCAGATCGTCCGGGAGGGTCACCAAATCTGCAACCACAGCTGGCGGCACGACCTCGACCTCGGCCGGCGCCCGGTCGCGGAGATCCGGGCCGACCTGGAGCGAACGAACCGGGTCATCCGCGAGGCGGCCCCGAAGGCGCAGATCACCTGGTTCCGCCAGCCCGGCGGCCGGTGGACCGCCGAGGAACTCGCCGTCGCCGACCAGCTGGGGCTGCGCCCGTTGCACTGGAGCGTCGACCCGCAGGACTGGGACCACCCACCGGCGCAGAAGATCATCAAGCGGGTGAGGTCCTCCACCCACCACGGTTCGGTCGTGTTGATGCACGACGCGGGCGGCGACCGGACCCAGACGATGGCCGCCTGCCGGCACCTGATCCCGGATCTCAAGCGGCGGTACGGGATCGCCCGACTGCGGTGA
- a CDS encoding XRE family transcriptional regulator translates to MLAAAPGERLKTLRDILGLTQSQLAEVSGVSQPWISEVETSSRDAADDKLKQIADATGTPVSFFQARPSSVPLDSLRFRKSSAARKTTTRRVHAIYGESYRVTEDLVDAEGYPTPSLPFASGEAPLTNTEIEQLSRETREALQLAPDKPIPHLTRALERAGIAVAPMVLPDAGGEEQAAVGHFGVSHWGGLGATALIGYFPGHQGDRDRFTLGHELGHLVLHTFRPRTTHNQAEEEANLFATALLMPLDRAQTSMSDALSLSDYARLKATWGVSIQALIMRGYTVGAIGDTRKNSLFVQLSAKGWRKHEPVSVGHESPKLLWTLLSRRFGPRPYLQGSEKLAIHPTVLRSIAPTPQLARAAESQVGPTRESHIRVVSIESRRKAMRRRA, encoded by the coding sequence ATGCTGGCGGCAGCGCCGGGTGAGCGGCTAAAGACCCTGCGCGACATCCTCGGACTGACACAGAGTCAGCTAGCTGAGGTGTCTGGCGTCAGCCAGCCCTGGATCTCCGAGGTGGAAACGTCCAGCAGAGACGCGGCCGACGACAAGCTGAAGCAGATTGCTGACGCAACCGGCACACCCGTTAGCTTCTTCCAGGCGCGACCCTCGTCTGTCCCGCTCGACAGCCTCCGATTTCGGAAGTCTTCCGCAGCCAGGAAGACCACGACTCGGCGGGTACATGCCATCTACGGTGAGAGCTACCGTGTCACCGAAGACCTGGTAGACGCCGAGGGCTATCCCACCCCGTCACTTCCCTTTGCATCCGGGGAGGCGCCCCTAACGAACACCGAGATCGAACAGTTAAGCCGCGAGACGCGTGAGGCGCTGCAGCTGGCGCCTGACAAGCCCATCCCGCATCTGACTCGTGCGCTTGAGCGTGCCGGCATCGCAGTAGCACCAATGGTCCTCCCGGACGCTGGCGGTGAGGAGCAAGCCGCGGTCGGGCACTTTGGTGTCTCCCACTGGGGCGGCCTCGGCGCAACAGCCTTGATCGGCTATTTCCCCGGGCATCAAGGTGACCGGGACCGCTTCACACTAGGGCATGAGCTCGGACATCTGGTGCTTCACACCTTCCGACCCCGCACGACACACAACCAAGCGGAAGAGGAAGCCAACCTCTTTGCCACGGCCTTGCTAATGCCTCTCGACCGCGCACAAACCAGCATGTCAGACGCGCTTTCGCTCTCGGACTACGCAAGACTCAAAGCGACTTGGGGCGTTTCTATCCAGGCTTTGATCATGCGAGGCTACACAGTCGGGGCCATCGGTGATACTCGCAAGAACTCCTTGTTCGTGCAGCTATCTGCAAAGGGCTGGAGGAAGCATGAGCCGGTCTCGGTAGGACACGAATCGCCGAAGCTGTTGTGGACGTTGCTCTCTCGGCGCTTTGGACCGCGCCCGTACCTTCAAGGGTCAGAAAAGCTCGCAATCCACCCAACCGTCTTGAGGTCAATCGCCCCCACCCCTCAGCTGGCTCGTGCTGCCGAGAGCCAAGTCGGGCCGACTCGGGAAAGCCATATTCGGGTTGTGAGCATCGAATCACGACGTAAGGCGATGCGACGCAGAGCTTAA
- a CDS encoding VOC family protein: MSEQWSLTVDCASPRELAAFWCLALGYVPAAPPAGFASWEAWQAHFEIPEDEWDDGAFIEDPDGVRPGVSFLRVPEPKVVKNRMHFDVHVGGGRQEPFEVRWPRVRAAVDKLVTAGGTVLRVDEPDGTPDHVTMADPEGNEFDVL, translated from the coding sequence GTGTCCGAGCAGTGGTCGTTGACCGTCGACTGCGCGAGTCCGCGCGAGTTGGCGGCGTTCTGGTGCCTCGCGCTGGGATACGTCCCGGCCGCCCCGCCGGCCGGGTTCGCCTCCTGGGAGGCGTGGCAGGCCCACTTCGAGATCCCCGAGGACGAGTGGGACGACGGCGCCTTCATCGAGGACCCGGACGGCGTCCGGCCCGGGGTGTCGTTCCTGCGCGTGCCGGAGCCGAAGGTGGTCAAGAACCGCATGCACTTCGACGTCCACGTCGGCGGCGGCCGGCAGGAGCCGTTCGAGGTCCGCTGGCCGCGGGTCCGGGCGGCGGTCGACAAGCTGGTGACGGCGGGCGGGACCGTGCTCCGGGTCGACGAACCGGACGGGACGCCTGACCACGTGACGATGGCCGACCCCGAGGGCAACGAGTTCGACGTTCTCTAG
- a CDS encoding SRPBCC family protein, which yields MGQEMADPDEVRQESDRFSLRSSLLVPAPAEQAYAVFTGALADWWVREYTWSGPEALAALGMEPRAGGMLYEIGPYGFRNDWGRVLTWDPPRRLVFTWQIGPDRVPLPDPARASEVEVLFHPEGPESTRVDVEHRYFDRHGTAAEDYREVLTAGWHELLCRYLATVARTTV from the coding sequence ATGGGACAGGAGATGGCCGATCCGGATGAGGTCCGGCAGGAATCCGACCGCTTCTCCCTCCGCAGCAGCCTCCTCGTCCCGGCGCCCGCCGAGCAGGCGTACGCCGTCTTCACCGGCGCGCTTGCCGACTGGTGGGTACGCGAATACACCTGGTCCGGGCCGGAGGCACTGGCCGCGCTCGGCATGGAGCCACGGGCCGGCGGGATGCTCTACGAGATCGGCCCGTACGGCTTCCGCAACGACTGGGGTCGCGTGCTGACCTGGGATCCGCCCCGGCGACTGGTGTTCACCTGGCAGATCGGGCCGGACCGGGTGCCGCTGCCGGATCCGGCCCGGGCCAGTGAGGTGGAGGTGCTCTTCCACCCCGAAGGCCCCGAGTCGACCCGGGTGGACGTCGAGCACCGCTACTTCGACCGGCACGGCACGGCCGCCGAGGACTACCGGGAGGTGCTCACCGCCGGCTGGCACGAACTGCTCTGCCGCTATCTGGCGACGGTCGCCCGTACCACCGTCTGA
- a CDS encoding DUF2786 domain-containing protein, with the protein MSQAMLGKVRKLLAQAEDPACTPAESATFMAKATELIARYGVDRALLAAREPAVDPIGDRTVEVVAPYARDKAGLLAAVADPLRCRCVRRRQGDTYVMHLFGFASDLERVELLFTSLLVQAAHGLAGTVVPVGEHPAAFRRSWLAGFAQVVAERLRAAEAGAVAEAGAPSVALVLADRSDRVQRRLAEVYPRLRTAPRRRLAGGGFAPGAAAGRRADLGGSGLTGAGASPGIAGG; encoded by the coding sequence ATGTCCCAGGCGATGCTCGGCAAGGTGCGCAAGCTGCTCGCCCAGGCCGAGGACCCGGCCTGCACGCCCGCCGAGTCGGCCACCTTCATGGCCAAGGCCACCGAGCTGATCGCCCGGTACGGCGTCGACCGCGCGCTGCTCGCCGCCCGCGAGCCGGCCGTCGATCCGATCGGGGACCGCACGGTCGAGGTGGTCGCGCCGTACGCGCGGGACAAGGCCGGTCTGCTCGCTGCCGTCGCGGACCCGCTGCGGTGCCGCTGCGTACGCCGACGGCAGGGCGACACCTACGTGATGCACCTGTTCGGCTTCGCCAGCGACCTGGAACGGGTCGAGTTGCTCTTCACCTCGCTGCTGGTGCAGGCGGCACACGGATTGGCCGGGACGGTGGTGCCGGTCGGGGAGCATCCGGCCGCGTTCCGGCGCAGTTGGCTCGCCGGCTTCGCCCAGGTCGTCGCCGAGCGGCTGCGGGCGGCCGAGGCCGGGGCGGTCGCCGAGGCCGGGGCGCCCTCGGTGGCGCTGGTGCTGGCCGACCGCTCCGACCGTGTCCAACGCCGCCTCGCCGAGGTGTACCCGCGACTGCGTACCGCCCCGCGCCGCCGGCTCGCCGGGGGCGGCTTCGCTCCCGGCGCCGCCGCCGGTCGTCGCGCCGACCTGGGCGGCAGCGGGCTGACCGGCGCCGGCGCGAGCCCCGGGATAGCCGGCGGCTGA
- a CDS encoding ABC transporter substrate-binding protein translates to MLGNRTSRAALSMACAALLLATSACGSDEPKDAATTQVRLYGTDGNMQNSFAAELKDRANLLNGMKGTTPLTPLPESFKERLRNVDPKLTDYLYSAESYDAVVISALAAQVAGTTAPAEIAKQIVGVTTGGQICDTVKSCLQLARAGQDLEYRGVSLNRAGFTDTGEPATASYGTLHFDNQKLDDAKTEFVGAGEESGVSTKTPPRGRKPRGGKAKDAPLLIGGLLPKTGDLALAYPPMAAGVTLAINEVNAGGGVLGEPVRFIAGDDGTNPAVAKATVASHVSEGVSVIIGAGASGISREVLPDVVAAGRILFSPSNTDAGLSTIDDKGLYFRTAPPDSLQGRALADVMLRDGPRKIVLLARKDSYGEGLQENVRSELEKAGVGADRVKLLTYMPPADPNTPVDFTGIAQDIKSFGPEAVLVIGFGESAGAITALADAGVQIRN, encoded by the coding sequence ATGCTTGGAAATCGCACGTCGCGCGCGGCCCTGTCCATGGCCTGCGCGGCGCTCCTGCTCGCTACCAGCGCCTGCGGGAGTGACGAGCCGAAGGACGCGGCCACCACCCAGGTCCGCCTCTACGGCACCGACGGCAATATGCAGAACTCCTTCGCCGCGGAACTCAAGGACCGGGCAAATCTTCTCAACGGGATGAAGGGCACCACCCCCCTGACACCGTTGCCGGAGAGCTTCAAGGAACGGCTACGCAACGTCGATCCGAAGTTGACCGACTACCTCTACTCCGCCGAGTCCTACGACGCCGTGGTGATCAGCGCCCTGGCCGCCCAGGTGGCCGGCACCACCGCGCCGGCCGAGATCGCCAAGCAGATCGTCGGGGTGACCACCGGCGGCCAGATCTGCGACACCGTGAAGTCCTGCCTCCAGCTGGCCCGCGCCGGCCAGGACCTGGAATACCGGGGTGTGTCGCTGAACCGGGCCGGATTCACCGACACCGGCGAGCCGGCCACCGCGAGCTACGGCACGCTGCACTTCGACAACCAGAAACTCGACGACGCGAAGACCGAGTTCGTCGGCGCCGGCGAGGAGTCCGGGGTGAGCACCAAGACCCCACCGCGCGGTCGCAAGCCCCGCGGCGGGAAGGCGAAGGACGCGCCGCTGCTCATCGGCGGCCTGCTGCCGAAGACCGGTGACCTGGCACTGGCGTACCCGCCGATGGCCGCCGGGGTCACGCTCGCGATCAACGAGGTCAACGCCGGCGGCGGGGTGCTCGGCGAGCCGGTCAGGTTCATCGCGGGCGACGACGGCACCAACCCGGCGGTGGCGAAGGCGACGGTGGCCTCGCACGTCAGCGAGGGCGTCTCGGTGATCATCGGCGCCGGCGCGTCCGGCATCTCCCGCGAGGTGCTGCCGGACGTGGTGGCGGCCGGACGGATCCTCTTCTCCCCGTCGAACACCGACGCCGGGTTGAGCACCATCGACGACAAGGGCCTCTACTTCCGCACCGCGCCGCCGGACAGCCTCCAGGGCCGGGCGCTCGCCGACGTGATGCTGCGGGACGGGCCCCGCAAGATCGTGCTCCTGGCCCGGAAGGACTCCTACGGCGAGGGCCTCCAGGAAAACGTCCGGTCCGAGCTGGAGAAGGCCGGGGTGGGCGCGGACCGGGTCAAGCTGCTCACCTACATGCCGCCGGCCGACCCGAACACGCCCGTCGACTTCACCGGCATCGCCCAGGACATCAAGAGCTTCGGGCCGGAGGCGGTGCTGGTGATCGGGTTCGGCGAGTCGGCGGGGGCGATCACCGCACTGGCCGACGCCGGGGTCCAGATCCGGAACTGA
- a CDS encoding enoyl-CoA hydratase/isomerase family protein, translating to MSGLRIEELADRLVVTLDRPEKRNAIDADLVGELHDVCAELEARPRLMLLTGGTDGIFAGGADIAQLRERGRLDALAAINQGVFARIRALPLPTVAAVDGPALGGGAELAYACDLRVCTERAVFGQPEVRLGILAGAGATYRLPALIGEARAKEMLFTGRRVGADEALRIGLVNRVVPAPAELLPAAHNLLDEIGKGSALALRLTKLAVDAPPAAHPQLDLLSQAVLFEDEEKHRRMTDFLERRRAR from the coding sequence ATGAGTGGGCTGCGGATCGAGGAACTGGCGGACCGGCTCGTGGTCACGCTCGACCGGCCGGAGAAGCGCAACGCGATCGACGCCGACCTGGTCGGTGAACTGCACGACGTCTGCGCCGAACTGGAGGCCCGCCCCCGGCTGATGCTGCTCACCGGCGGGACGGACGGCATCTTCGCCGGTGGCGCCGACATCGCGCAGCTCCGCGAACGCGGTCGGCTGGACGCGCTGGCCGCCATCAACCAGGGCGTCTTCGCCCGGATCCGGGCGCTGCCGCTGCCCACCGTGGCGGCGGTCGACGGCCCGGCGCTCGGCGGCGGCGCCGAGCTGGCGTACGCCTGCGATCTTCGGGTGTGCACGGAGCGTGCGGTCTTCGGCCAGCCCGAGGTGCGGTTGGGCATCCTGGCCGGCGCCGGCGCGACCTACCGGTTGCCGGCGCTGATCGGCGAGGCTCGGGCCAAGGAAATGCTCTTCACCGGCCGGCGGGTGGGGGCGGACGAGGCGCTGCGGATCGGCCTGGTGAACCGGGTGGTGCCGGCGCCGGCGGAGCTGCTGCCCGCCGCCCACAACCTGCTCGACGAGATCGGCAAGGGCTCCGCGCTGGCCCTGCGGCTGACCAAGCTGGCGGTGGACGCGCCACCGGCCGCGCACCCGCAGCTCGACCTGCTGAGCCAGGCGGTGCTCTTCGAGGACGAGGAGAAGCATCGGCGGATGACCGACTTCCTGGAGCGGCGCCGGGCACGCTGA